The Synechococcus sp. WH 8101 sequence ATTTCTGCGCTTGGCCATGCGGTTCGAAGAATGGATCGTCGAGAACTGCCACCAACCTACCCTTCCGCCGCATACAGGCGGCCGTCTTCCATGCGCACCAACCGATCGGCCAAATCAAGAATGCGGGGGTCATGGGTGACCATCAGCACCGAACAGGCCTGTTCCCGGGCCAGCCGACGCAATAGCTCCACCACTTCGCGGCCGGTGGTGCTGTCGAGAGCCGCCGTGGGCTCATCAGCCAGGAGCAACTGGGGCTGGGCCGCCAGCGCCCGGGCAATGGCGACGCGTTGCTTCTGACCTCCGGAGAGATCGTGGGGGCGCTTGTTCATGTGATCCTCCAGGCCCACCGCCCGCAACCATTCCCGCGCCTGACCGCGGCGGGCGGCATAGGAGAGGTTGGGCAGAAGGTCGGCGCCCATCTGCACGTTCTGTTCCGCCGAAAGGCAACGGAGCAGGTTGTGGCCCTGAAAGATCATGCCGATCCGGCGGCGCAGGCGCTGCCGGGCACCCCGGCCAGCTCCGCGCAACTGCTCGCCGAACACGCGCAGATCACCCTCCTGCACCTGACGCAACGCACCGATGAGGGTGAGCAGGGTCGTTTTCCCGCAACCGGACGGTCCGGTCAGCAGCACCACCTCGCCGGGCTCGATGCGCAACGACACCTGCTGGAGCACCTGACGGCGCATGTCGCGACGGCCATACCAGTGGCTCAGGCCCTCGATGTCGACCGTGGGAGAACTACCCACGGGGCTCAACGCCGAGGGAGACAGGGTCCTGGTCATCGCGTCAGAAGATCTCGGCGGGGTCGGCATCGATCAGGCGACGCATGGCGAGACAGGCGGACACCATGCACATCACCAGAATCATGCTGAACACGGTGACGGCACGGGTGACGTCCATCCCCACGGGCAGCCGGGTGGCCTGGCGCACGAACCAATACAGGCCCTGGCCAGCGAGGTAGGCCGGCACGTAACCGAACATTGCCAACAGCAGCCCCTCCCGCACCACCACACCCAGCAGTGACGAGAGGCGATACCCCATCGCCATCAGGGTGGCGTACTCGGGCAGATGGTCGCTCACATCGGTGTAGAGCACCTGATACACGATCACGCAGCCCACCACGAAGCCCATGGCAGCGCCAAGGGTGAAGATGAATCCGATCGAGGTGCTGCTGCGCCAGTAGTTCTGCTCGAAATCGATGAATCCCTGCTTTGTGAGCACGCGCACGTCCTGAGGCAAGAGGGCCTGAAGTCGCTGCTGCACCAAGGTCGGATCTGCACCGGGCTTCAACCGGATCAGGCCGAGCTCGATGCTCCCCGCCGGAGTGTTCGGCATGAGGTCGAGAAAGGTCTCGGAGCTGGTGAGCAGGTTGCCGTCGGCCCCGAAGCTGGTGCCGAGCGCCACCAGACCGGCCACTCGCACCCGATTGCCACTGATCTCACTCTCCACAGTTCGCCCCTCGCGGAACCATTCGGCGACGGGGCCAAATTCAGGCCGGGAGCGTTCGTCAAAGAGCACCCGGCCTTTCTGCGAGAGCAGACGAGCCTTGGCGGGCAGGTCCTGATCGGTGAAGAAAGGATCGCCCGGATCAAACCCCAGAGCGAGGATGGAGCGGGTCTGAAGCGTTTCCGGGTTGCGCCACAACATCAGACTCCAGTGCACCGGGGTGATGCCTTCCACGGCCGGATCAGCCATCGCCTGGATCAGCCGCCGCCGCGGAAACCCCGCCATTCGCACCGAGCTGGTGGAGCGGGGACTGATCAACACCAGATCAGCATCAAAGCGACGATGCACGGTGACGCTGGCATCAAACAGCCCGTCCCGAAAGCCGAGCTGCATGAACATCAGAATCCCGGCGAAGCTGATCCCCGCCAGGGCCACCAGAAGCCGCACCGGTTGGCGCACCAACATCAGCGACGCCAGGGGAATCCGACGCCACCACCAGAACCGGCCCATCAGTGCCCCCTCGTCACGGATTCTGGAAGCGGGCGATCACCTTCATCCCCGCCAACCGGCTCACCTTGGCCGCTGATTCAGGCGAAAGCCGCACCCGTACTTCCACAATGCGCGCATCGGCATCCCCGGTGGGATCGGTGGAGAGAACCCGCCGTTGGCGCACCTGGGGGCTGATGCGCACCACCTCACCACTGAGACGACCGCTAAAGCCACCGTTCTCGCTGACCAGGGCAACGGGCTGACCGAGGCGGATGCGATTGACATCCGATTCGTACACCTCAATCAGGGCCTCCATCTGCTGACTGGCACCCACCTCGAGCACACCGTCGGCACTGGAACGCTCACCGACGCGAGTGTGCAGCTTCAGCACCACACCATCAATCGGTGAGCGCAGCTCGGAGTCGGCCAGATCCGCCTTCAACTTGCGCTCACGAGCGAGAGCTTCACGCCGCTCACCCTCGAGGCGCACCAGGTCATCCTGCTTGTCTTCCAGCAGAACAAGCGCGGCGGCTCCTTCCCGGGCAGCAGCGGCATAACGGGACACTTCCCGCTTCTGCATCCGGATTTCGATGTCGAGGGTGCGGAGCTTCTCCCTCACCGCAGCGAGGTCAGCGAGGATCTGGGGGCGGCTGTCGAAACGGGCGAGCACTTCGCCCTGAGCCACTGGATCACCCTCCTTCACCAACAACTCAGCGACCCGAGGCGTGCCACCAAAGCCACTCACCGGAGCGGCCAGCCGCCGCACATCACCAGCGGGCTCGAGCTGACCCAGGGCCGCAACGGCTTCCGGCGGGCGGACTGCTTCAGCCGTGGGAGCAACCGGCTTGGTGGGGGCGGAAGGGCGACGCAGGATCGCCACCAGCAGGATCACAACAAGGAGACCCAGCCCCCCCACGAACCAGACGAGGCGAGGGCGGGCGCTCAAGGTTGCGGCGGATTGTCGAAGAGCAGTTCCTCGATGTAACGGTCCGCCCACTCCGGACTGAACGCCTTCTCCAGAACCCGTCGCGTCTTGTCGTTGCGTTTCTGTTGGAGGCAATAGGAGAGCTGACCCTGATATCGAGCGATGGTAGGAGCCGCCTGAGGCGGATCGGGCTCGGTCTGGTCGATGGCGGCCGCAAGAATCGCCAGGTAAGCCCCCACCAGATCAACAAACCACCCCTCCTCTTCCCGATCAACCGGGCGGATGAAGCGCACATAAGGAGAGAAGATCGTGCCCCAGGGCGGCAACTCGCGCACCTGCTGGAACGGCGGCAACACCAGATCCTCCAGCGGAGTCCGCACCGCATCCGGCAGGCGGTCCGTCACCGGGGAGAGATCGACGATCGCGGCGGAGATGCCGGCCGGACTGGCGACAAGATCAGCGCCGAAAACGGGCAGATCAAAACGCGGATCCGGGAAAAACACGCAGTGAAGGATCTGCAGGCCAAGCCCCAGTCGGGCCGTTTCCAGGTGGAGCTTGCGCAGGCCCCTGCAGTGATGCAGCTCGTTGCGAATGAACAGAGCTTCGCCATCGAGGCTCGCGCTGATCTCCTCCAAGGAGGGATCCACCGCCAAATCGTCCAGCGCCGGAAGC is a genomic window containing:
- a CDS encoding DevA family ABC transporter ATP-binding protein; its protein translation is MTRTLSPSALSPVGSSPTVDIEGLSHWYGRRDMRRQVLQQVSLRIEPGEVVLLTGPSGCGKTTLLTLIGALRQVQEGDLRVFGEQLRGAGRGARQRLRRRIGMIFQGHNLLRCLSAEQNVQMGADLLPNLSYAARRGQAREWLRAVGLEDHMNKRPHDLSGGQKQRVAIARALAAQPQLLLADEPTAALDSTTGREVVELLRRLAREQACSVLMVTHDPRILDLADRLVRMEDGRLYAAEG
- the devC gene encoding ABC transporter permease DevC, with product MGRFWWWRRIPLASLMLVRQPVRLLVALAGISFAGILMFMQLGFRDGLFDASVTVHRRFDADLVLISPRSTSSVRMAGFPRRRLIQAMADPAVEGITPVHWSLMLWRNPETLQTRSILALGFDPGDPFFTDQDLPAKARLLSQKGRVLFDERSRPEFGPVAEWFREGRTVESEISGNRVRVAGLVALGTSFGADGNLLTSSETFLDLMPNTPAGSIELGLIRLKPGADPTLVQQRLQALLPQDVRVLTKQGFIDFEQNYWRSSTSIGFIFTLGAAMGFVVGCVIVYQVLYTDVSDHLPEYATLMAMGYRLSSLLGVVVREGLLLAMFGYVPAYLAGQGLYWFVRQATRLPVGMDVTRAVTVFSMILVMCMVSACLAMRRLIDADPAEIF
- a CDS encoding HlyD family efflux transporter periplasmic adaptor subunit, translating into MSARPRLVWFVGGLGLLVVILLVAILRRPSAPTKPVAPTAEAVRPPEAVAALGQLEPAGDVRRLAAPVSGFGGTPRVAELLVKEGDPVAQGEVLARFDSRPQILADLAAVREKLRTLDIEIRMQKREVSRYAAAAREGAAALVLLEDKQDDLVRLEGERREALARERKLKADLADSELRSPIDGVVLKLHTRVGERSSADGVLEVGASQQMEALIEVYESDVNRIRLGQPVALVSENGGFSGRLSGEVVRISPQVRQRRVLSTDPTGDADARIVEVRVRLSPESAAKVSRLAGMKVIARFQNP
- a CDS encoding phycocyanobilin:ferredoxin oxidoreductase → MHPLMDALADRIRECRSQLPALDDLAVDPSLEEISASLDGEALFIRNELHHCRGLRKLHLETARLGLGLQILHCVFFPDPRFDLPVFGADLVASPAGISAAIVDLSPVTDRLPDAVRTPLEDLVLPPFQQVRELPPWGTIFSPYVRFIRPVDREEEGWFVDLVGAYLAILAAAIDQTEPDPPQAAPTIARYQGQLSYCLQQKRNDKTRRVLEKAFSPEWADRYIEELLFDNPPQP